Genomic segment of Meiothermus cerbereus DSM 11376:
GTCTTGCCCTTCTTGATAACTTCTACTTCGGCAGGTGTGGCTGCCGCCTCGGCCGTGAGCTTATCAGCATCCTCGGGTGGCACGATGGCCACTATGGTATCGCGGGGGTTCATGGCAAGCTTGACGCCTGGGGGAAGGCTCAGTTCATCGGCGTGGATGCTATCGCCAATGCGCAGGTGGCTTACGTTGACCTCGATGTGGGGCGGAATGGCCTTGGGCGAAACCTTGACCTGGATGTCGTTGTTGACCAGCTGGAGCACACCCCCCTCACGCACGCCCTGAGCCGTACCCACAATCTTGACCGGAATCCACATCAGCACAGGCTCATCCGAGAGGGCGTAGAAGTCTACGTGTT
This window contains:
- a CDS encoding 50S ribosomal protein L25 — its product is MEYRIKAQTRGNEKPAALRDAGKLPGVVYNRSENYKVMVDLKEFNKVFMAAGIHHVITLELDNGKTVDTLVRQINLDKRRRRPEHVDFYALSDEPVLMWIPVKIVGTAQGVREGGVLQLVNNDIQVKVSPKAIPPHIEVNVSHLRIGDSIHADELSLPPGVKLAMNPRDTIVAIVPPEDADKLTAEAAATPAEVEVIKKGKTEEEK